The Lacipirellula parvula genome window below encodes:
- the phnD gene encoding phosphate/phosphite/phosphonate ABC transporter substrate-binding protein: MSDASADGSFSFGRVLLLVVPLALIGWAARMYSGNLENSAQAHLERTMASRLLSDVAASEKLNAKYADADNDLVADPPKDEKELLDPETINFSYVASSDTEDEATTWKEFIAALSEKLGKPVKLVTYADVNEQMRALQNGELQVTAFATGETPEAVNEAGFVPAACFADADGNFSYTMKIIVPADSDIAKPEDLEGKRMTFVRPRSNSGCTAALVMLMNEHDLQPERDYSWGFSYGHENSIKGIAEKKFAAAAVASDILARMIANGDIAESDVKVIYESKPYPPGVLGYAYNLKPELRDGIVETFKTFDWKGTGLEAGPGKSGSVKFAPVEYKKDWEPVREINKTGGELFTKLASTAA; encoded by the coding sequence ATGTCCGACGCATCCGCTGACGGTTCCTTCTCCTTCGGTCGCGTGCTGCTGCTCGTCGTGCCGTTGGCCCTCATCGGTTGGGCCGCCCGCATGTACAGCGGCAACCTCGAGAACAGCGCTCAGGCTCACCTTGAGCGGACGATGGCGTCGCGGCTACTGTCGGACGTTGCCGCGTCGGAAAAGCTGAACGCGAAGTACGCCGACGCTGACAACGATCTCGTCGCCGATCCGCCGAAGGATGAAAAGGAACTCCTCGATCCTGAGACAATTAACTTCTCGTACGTCGCCTCCAGCGATACCGAGGATGAAGCGACGACTTGGAAAGAATTCATCGCCGCATTGTCGGAGAAGCTTGGCAAGCCGGTGAAGCTTGTCACCTACGCCGACGTCAACGAACAAATGCGGGCCCTGCAGAATGGTGAACTGCAAGTGACGGCGTTTGCCACCGGCGAAACGCCTGAGGCGGTCAATGAGGCGGGCTTCGTCCCCGCCGCGTGCTTTGCCGACGCCGACGGCAACTTTAGCTACACGATGAAGATCATCGTCCCCGCCGACAGCGACATCGCGAAGCCGGAAGATTTGGAAGGGAAGCGGATGACGTTCGTGCGGCCCCGTTCGAACAGCGGTTGCACGGCCGCCCTGGTGATGCTGATGAACGAACACGACCTGCAGCCGGAGCGCGACTACAGCTGGGGTTTCTCGTACGGGCACGAGAATTCGATCAAGGGCATCGCCGAGAAGAAGTTCGCCGCCGCTGCGGTGGCGAGCGACATTCTCGCTCGCATGATCGCCAACGGCGACATCGCCGAGAGCGACGTGAAGGTGATTTACGAATCAAAGCCCTACCCGCCGGGCGTCCTCGGCTATGCGTACAACTTGAAGCCGGAGCTGCGCGACGGCATCGTCGAAACGTTTAAGACGTTCGACTGGAAGGGAACCGGTCTTGAAGCGGGCCCAGGCAAGTCGGGGAGCGTGAAGTTCGCGCCGGTGGAGTACAAAAAGGATTGGGAGCCGGTTCGCGAGATCAATAAGACGGGCGGCGAGCTGTTCACGAAGCTCGCGAGCACAGCGGCGTAG
- a CDS encoding TrmH family RNA methyltransferase encodes MPPQHITSRQNARVKEAAKLRLARQRQQQGRFVIDGSRELLRAISSGIEIVEAFISESRCRDAETQQAAEAVSNSPAAVATVTEEVFEKLCFGERTGGVLAIARTPVRTLAALKLPATPLVAIIEGVEKPGNVGAILRSADGAGVDAVVIADPRTDLFNPNAIRASLGTIFDPNVCTATSAETQAWLRGLQIPAFAARPDATQLYTDVDYRGGAAIVLGSEAEGLTDAWSGDAVTAIGLPMRGIADSLNVSATAVVLFYEAQRQRGFPPGH; translated from the coding sequence ATGCCTCCGCAACACATCACCAGCCGCCAAAACGCCCGCGTGAAAGAAGCCGCCAAGCTGCGCCTCGCGCGGCAACGGCAACAGCAAGGGCGGTTCGTCATCGACGGCTCGCGCGAACTGCTGCGAGCGATCAGCTCCGGCATCGAGATCGTCGAAGCCTTTATTTCCGAATCCCGCTGCCGCGACGCCGAGACGCAGCAAGCTGCGGAAGCCGTCAGCAACTCGCCCGCCGCCGTGGCGACGGTCACGGAAGAAGTCTTTGAAAAGCTCTGCTTCGGGGAGCGCACCGGCGGGGTGCTCGCCATCGCCCGCACGCCGGTGCGAACACTGGCCGCGCTCAAGCTGCCGGCCACGCCGCTTGTCGCGATCATCGAAGGGGTCGAGAAGCCGGGCAACGTCGGCGCCATCCTCCGCAGCGCCGACGGGGCAGGGGTCGACGCCGTGGTGATCGCCGATCCGCGGACCGATCTCTTCAACCCGAACGCGATCCGCGCGAGCCTCGGGACGATCTTCGATCCGAACGTCTGCACAGCGACGAGTGCGGAGACCCAAGCTTGGCTGCGCGGCTTGCAAATTCCTGCCTTCGCCGCGCGGCCCGATGCGACGCAGCTTTACACGGACGTCGATTACCGCGGCGGCGCGGCGATCGTGCTGGGAAGCGAGGCCGAAGGGCTCACCGACGCCTGGAGCGGCGATGCGGTGACGGCGATTGGGCTGCCGATGCGCGGGATTGCCGACAGCCTGAATGTGTCGGCGACGGCCGTCGTGCTGTTCTACGAAGCGCAACGGCAGCGCGGGTTTCCCCCCGGTCACTGA